In one window of Hevea brasiliensis isolate MT/VB/25A 57/8 chromosome 10, ASM3005281v1, whole genome shotgun sequence DNA:
- the LOC110645054 gene encoding uncharacterized protein LOC110645054 yields the protein MTVKDGSITKHASGSIKIEIHEDRLTKKLGRPPNKIEVFRATHTKKGADGVFIDGKSQRVDEDYASAIVEKYGSNSESPPIFDMDKWIEVSGGFNKEMVYGFGSSAKSQTSGSSTSQSCRFAYPGSSSQPAMTQEEIQQLIAEKASRMRAEMMAEILDQVRKELKTTGGTQFATSSHPTTSDSTNP from the exons ATGACAGTAAAAGATGGGTCAATTACAAAACATGCTAGTGGTTCAATCAAAATTGAGATTCATGAGGATCGATTg aCAAAGAAGTTAGGTAGGCCACCAAATAAGATTGAAGTATTTCGAGCAACTCACACCAAAAAGGGTGCTGATGGTGTATTCATTGATGGCAAATCACAACGGGTCGAT GAAGATTATGCAAGTGCAATTGTGGAGAAATATGGTTCTAATTCTGAATCCCCACCAATATTTGATATGGATAAGTGGATAGAAGTATCTGGAGGCTTTAATAAAGAAATGGTGTATGGTTTTGGGTCTTCTGCAAAATCTCAAACAAGTGGATCATCTACCTCTCAATCATGCAGATTTGCTTATCCTGGGTCATCTTCTCAGCCTGCGATGACACAAGAGGAAATTCAACAACTTATAGCTGAAAAAGCATCACGAATGAGGGCAGAGATGATGGCTGAAATACTTGATCAGGTGCGAAAGGAGTTAAAGACCACAGGTGGTACTCAGTTTGCAACATCTTCACATCCAACCACTTCAGACTCTACAAATCCATAG